A genomic segment from Octopus sinensis linkage group LG4, ASM634580v1, whole genome shotgun sequence encodes:
- the LOC115210543 gene encoding LOW QUALITY PROTEIN: transcription factor cwo-like (The sequence of the model RefSeq protein was modified relative to this genomic sequence to represent the inferred CDS: deleted 2 bases in 1 codon), producing the protein MDNSEYLMEDMARQGSNGVKLELNDRFSFSERMVRKHKCSSPLNFATSVEDYEMHGPPTKKPKTPRDPMSHRIIEKRRRDRMNNCLADLSRLIPANYMKQGQGRIEKTEIIEMAIRHIKHLQNIHRSLVNQGQCCAEKFYLGFKECEAETIRYFVECEGLDNKDQFFMRVISHLEAVSKKHLATGSQNCTDFPKEEPSSGDKANISCSSLNAECENNKMKSNDRTPQTVPEILAPSHDSINSAASKQLRSLLSQGNAGFEQPDSGNASCADSLGMFSSSESSISGNNADEANINITMVKETCITMETLGLRGSSSGSSKENKFTNYKFKHDITKRFSEEEKYSVDLSASLTQENIIEYQESHNFEKIGYEKHSKDKHGYDKHGHDKHDKHGHDKHSHDKHSHDKHDKHSHDKHGHDKHSHDKHSHDKHGYDKHEKHGYDKHGFEKHEKLSSKLKRKIVRSTSPSSCSDSTAYPTSEHSSNGASNNVSTMLCHSPEDETVNNGVHLPAFVLHPQGTHYLPLTIQQSCFQNSLQQAERTQQPIVFHPISILVNFATPGLVIQNAESFVNNAAMDVTFSSSSSTSASAAAAANAAAAANAAAAATANAASATTTGAPLAENGNSNNGRNTTLVNNNNNSNNNNSNNNNNNNNNNNNNNCPSSVINKSSLSHNCTTITSPYNLSPANSCHSVGSNNSSSSSSGSSSSNVTAVNSNNNNNNNNNGAVNTTTAATIPLNAIQANNHMSPVKHGNNTDLMNSGPVVVNSAMSLPQSSSPPAATPTVTSATALLQTPAGALITQGIVGTSLLHQQQQQQQQQQQQQQPPLQPQHLPIHQTHLPHIHPHQPPPPPQVLPPQALQPHPHHHLHSPNANTSPMMHMERDNRNTSEGSIPIVVPTSSCYQSL; encoded by the exons aTTTTCCTTCAGTGAAAGGATGGTCCGAAAACACAAATGTTCCAG cccTTTAAATTTTGCTACATCCGTTGAAGATTACGAGATGCATGGGCCTCCAACTAAAAAGCCAAAAACGCCAAGG GACCCAATGTCTCATCGGATTATTGAGAAGAGACGCCGTGATCGTATGAACAATTGTCTCGCTGACCTCAGTCGTCTTATTCCTGCCAACTATATGAAACAG GGCCAAGGTCGTATCGAGAAAACCGAAATCATTGAGATGGCCATCCGACATATCAAACATTTGCAAAACATTCACAGATCTCTGG TAAACCAGGGACAATGTTGTGCAGAGAAATTCTACCTTGGCTTCAAGGAATGTGAAGCTGAGACAATCCGCTACTTTGTAGAATGTGAAGGTCTCGACAACAAAGACCAGTTCTTCATGAGGGTTATCAGCCATCTGGAAGCAGTCAGTAAAAAGCATCTTGCTACAG GATCACAAAACTGTACTGACTTCCCAAAAGAAGAACCCAGTTCCGGAGACAAAGCCAACATATCGTGTTCATCACTAAATGCCGAATGTGAGAACAACAAAATGAAGAGCAATGACAGAACACCGCAGACGGTTCCGGAAATACTTGCCCCTTCACATGACTCAATCAATTCAGCAGCAAGCAAACAACTTCGGTCTCTGTTGTCTCAAGGAAATGCTGGCTTTGAGCAACCTGACAGTGGTAATGCTAGCTGTGCCGATTCTCTGGGAATGTTTTCAAGCAGTGAATCTAGTATCTCTGGAAACAATGCTGATGAGGCcaacataaacataacaatggtgAAGGAGACATGCATTACCATGGAAACATTGGGTCTGAGA GGATCTTCAAGTGGAAGCAGCAAAGAAAATAAGTTTACCAATTACAAGTTTAAGCATGACATCACAAAGCGTTTCTCGGAAGAGGAGAAGTACAGCGTCGATCTCTCGGCCTCGTTGACTCAAGAGAATATCATAGAATACCAAGAGAGCCATAACTTTGAAAAAATTGGATATGAAAAACACAGCAAAGATAAGCATGGATATGATAAACATGGCCATGATAAACACGATAAACATGGTCATGATAAACACAGTCATGATAAACACAGTCATGATAAACACGATAAACATAGTCACGACAAACATGGTCACGACAAACATAGTCACGATAAACACAGCCATGATAAACACGGATATGATAAACATGAAAAGCATGGATATGATAAGCATGGTTTTGAAAAGCATGAGAAGTTATCGAGCAAACTAAAACGAAAAATTGTGCGTTCCACATCACCTAGTTCTTGTTCTGATTCCACTGCATATCCAACTTCAGAACACAGTTCAAACGGTGCCAGTAATAATGTTTCCACAATGCTTTGCCATTCTCCCGAAGATGAAACGGTGAACAACGGCGTTCACCTCCCAGCGTTTGTGCTGCACCCGCAGGGCACGCATTACCTTCCCCTCACGATCCAGCAGTCGTGTTTCCAGAACAGCCTGCAGCAAGCGGAACGGACGCAGCAGCCCATCGTATTCCATCCCATCAGCATCCTCGTCAACttcgcaacgcccggtcttgtCATCCAGAATGCTGAGTCGTTTGTTAATAACGCTGCCATGGATGTTacgttttcttcttcatcatctactTCGGCTTCGGCTGCTGCCGCTGCGAATGCCGCTGCCGCTGCcaatgccgccgccgccgccaccgccaacgctgcctccgccaccaccactggtGCTCCGCTGGCAGAGAACGGCAATTCCAACAACGGCCGCAACACGACTCttgtcaataacaacaacaacagcaacaataacaacagcaacaacaacaacaacaacaacaataataataataataataattgcccaaGCTCTGTGATCAACAAGTCCTCCCTCTCTCACAACTGCACTACAATAACTTCTCCCTACAATCTCAGTCCGGCGAATTCATGCCACAGTGTTGGTAGCAATAATAGTAGttctagtagtagtggtagtagtagcagtaatgttACTGctgttaacagcaacaacaataacaacaacaacaacaacggcgctgtcaacaccaccaccgccgccaccatacCACTCAATGCCATCCAAGCTAACAACCACATGTCGCCTGTAAAGCATGGCAATAATACTGACCTCATGAACTCTGGCCCTGTTGTGGTCAACAGCGCAATGTCTTTGCCGCAGTCGTCATCACCCCCTGCAGCCACGCCGACTGTAACATCTGCAACAGCGCTGCTGCAGACACCAGCTGGTGCTTTGATTACGCAAGGCATTGTCGGCACCAGTCTActgcaccaacaacagcaacaacaacagcaacaacaacagcagcaacagccccCATTACAACCACAACACCTACCAATCCATCAGACGCACTTACCTCATATCCACCCTCAtcaaccacccccaccaccacaggTACTACCACCACAAGCGCTCCAAccacacccacaccaccacctccacagccCAAATGCTAACACTTCTCCGATGATGCACATGGAGCGTGATAATCGAAACACCAGTGAAGGTTCCATTCCCATCGTCGTACCAACTTCCAGTTGTTACCAGTCTCTATGA